Proteins encoded within one genomic window of Mustela erminea isolate mMusErm1 chromosome 21, mMusErm1.Pri, whole genome shotgun sequence:
- the KBTBD11 gene encoding kelch repeat and BTB domain-containing protein 11 isoform X2, giving the protein MENPVPPCALYPGDDRGRGAEAGSAFAQGACGQAGGRGGAPAAPGEGSLQPPDAQTPCSLRASLCFSSGDGSPPQSRASAAEGAASSPPSRRSGPRVVERQWEVGGAATASAEQPGDPEQRASPEDSVSPEEPASAEEPGDPAQRPSPEEPASPGEPVSTEEPTSLEELVSPEEPVSTEEPVSTEEPTSLEELLSPEEPVSPEETGDLPPVPPGVGPAHGEPDLVIEVSGRRLRAHKAVLAARSDYFRARASRDVLRVQGVGWAALRLLLAYAYSGRMAGVRPDNVAEVVAGARRLQLPCAVQRATDAVAPQLSLANCYEVLSAAKRQRLSELRDAAYRFMSDHYLDVLREPAVFGRLSGAERDLLLRRRLRAGRARLLAAALGPAGERAGSRPQSPSGDAEGRGDAAVYCLHEAAGEWRELTRLPEGAPARGCGLCVLYNYLFVAGGVGPAGPDGRARPSDQVFCYNPATERWSTVRPLRQARSQLQLLALDGHLYAVGGECLLSVERYDPRADRWAAVAPLPRGAFAVAHEATTCNGAIYVSGGSLFYRLLKYDPRRDEWQECPCSSSRERSAAMVALDGFIYRFDLGGGRGDSQAAEAGGVSVFRYHCLAKQWSRCAAHLRPPGAPSSLQPFRCVALDGTIYCVSRAGTWRFVPPQDSEPGADVGAGEGGSFEPAPLRAPLDARGALFPFVLNLPEKPDRGEEGAA; this is encoded by the exons ATGGAGAACCCCGTGCCCCCCTGCGCCCTCTATCCCGGGGACGACCGCGGCCGCGGGGCCGAGGCCGGGAGCGCCTTTGCGCAGGGAGCGTGCGGCCAggccgggggccggggcggcGCGCCCGCAGCTCCGGGAGAGGGCAGCCTGCAGCCGCCCGACGCGCAGACACCCTGCAGTCTCCGCGCGTCGCTGTGCTTCAGCTCCGGGGACGGCTCCCCGCCGCAGTCTCGCGCCTCCGCGGCGGAAGGCGCAGCGTCCTCCCCGCCCTCGCGTCGCAGCGGCCCGCGGGTCGTGGAGCGGCAGTGGGAGGTCGGCGGCGCCGCCACCGCGTCCGCCGAGCAGCCCGGGGACCCCGAGCAGCGCGCGTCCCCGGAG GATTCTGTGTCCCCGGAAGAGCCCGCGTCCGCCGAGGAGCCCGGGGACCCAGCCCAGCGCCCGTCCCCGGAAGAGCCCGCGTCTCCCGGGGAGCCCGTGTCCACTGAGGAGCCCACGTCCCTGGAAGAGCTCGTGTCTCCCGAGGAGCCCGTGTCCACCGAGGAGCCCGTGTCCACCGAGGAGCCCACGTCGCTGGAAGAGCTCCTGTCCCCCGAGGAGCCCGTGTCCCCCGAGGAGACCGGGGACCTCCCACCAGTGCCCCCGGGCGTCGGGCCGGCGCACGGGGAGCCTGACCTGGTCATCGAGGTGTCGGGCCGCCGGCTGCGGGCACACAAGGCGGTGCTGGCGGCTCGCAGCGACTACTTCCGCGCGCGCGCGTCCCGGGACGTGCTGCGGGTGCAGGGGGTGGGCTGGGCGGCGCTGCGGCTGCTCCTGGCCTACGCGTACAGCGGGCGCATGGCGGGCGTGCGACCGGACAACGTGGCCGAGGTGGTGGCCGGCGCGCGCCGCCTGCAGCTGCCGTGCGCCGTGCAGCGCGCCACCGACGCCGTGGCGCCGCAGCTGAGCCTGGCCAACTGCTACGAGGTGCTGAGCGCGGCCAAGCGGCAGCGGCTGTCCGAGCTGCGCGACGCCGCCTACCGCTTCATGAGCGACCACTACCTGGACGTGCTGCGCGAGCCCGCGGTGTTCGGGCGCCTGTCGGGCGCCGAGCGCGACCTGCTGCTGCGCCGCCGCCTGCGCGCCGGCCGGGCCCGCCTGCTGGCCGCCGCGCTCGGGCCGGCCGGGGAGCGCGCGGGCAGCCGCCCGCAGAGCCCGTCGGGGGACGCGGAGGGTCGGGGCGACGCCGCCGTCTACTGCCTGCACGAGGCGGCCGGCGAGTGGCGCGAGCTGACGCGGCTGCCCGAGGGCGCGCCGGCGCGGGGCTGCGGCCTGTGCGTGCTCTACAACTACCTCTTCGTGGCCGGCGGCGTGGGGCCGGCGGGTCCCGACGGCCGCGCGCGCCCCTCGGACCAGGTCTTCTGCTACAACCCGGCCACCGAGCGCTGGAGCACCGTGCGGCCGCTGCGCCAAGCGCGCTCGCAGCTGCAGCTGCTGGCCCTGGACGGCCACCTGTACGCCGTGGGCGGTGAGtgcctgctcagcgtggagcgcTACGACCCGCGCGCCGACCGCTGGGCCGCCGTGGCCCCGCTGCCCCGCGGCGCCTTCGCTGTGGCGCACGAAGCCACCACGTGCAACGGCGCGATCTACGTGTCCGGGGGCTCCCTCTTCTACCGCTTGCTCAAGTACGACCCGCGGCGCGACGAGTGGCAGGAGTGCCCGTGCAGCAGCAGTCGGGAGCGCTCCGCGGCCATGGTGGCCCTGGATGGCTTCATCTACCGCTTCGACCTGGGCGGGGGCCGTGGCGACTCGCAGGCGGCGGAGGCCGGAGGCGTCAGCGTGTTCCGCTACCACTGCCTGGCCAAGCAGTGGAGCCGCTGCGCCGCGCACCTGCGGCCCCCGGGCGCACCGTCCAGCCTGCAGCCCTTCCGCTGCGTGGCGCTGGACGGCACCATCTACTGCGTGAGCCGCGCAGGCACCTGGCGCTTTGTGCCCCCGCAGGACAGCGAGCCTGGCGCGGACGTGGGCGCGGGCGAAGGGGGCAGCTTCGAGCCCGCACCGCTCCGCGCCCCCTTGGACGCCCGAGGCGCGCTCTTCCCGTTTGTGCTCAACTTGCCGGAGAAACCGGACCGAGGCGAGGAAGGCGCCGCGTAG
- the KBTBD11 gene encoding kelch repeat and BTB domain-containing protein 11 isoform X1, producing the protein MENPVPPCALYPGDDRGRGAEAGSAFAQGACGQAGGRGGAPAAPGEGSLQPPDAQTPCSLRASLCFSSGDGSPPQSRASAAEGAASSPPSRRSGPRVVERQWEVGGAATASAEQPGDPEQRASPEDSVSPEEPASAEEPGDPEQRASPEDSVSPEEPASAEEPGDPAQRPSPEEPASPGEPVSTEEPTSLEELVSPEEPVSTEEPVSTEEPTSLEELLSPEEPVSPEETGDLPPVPPGVGPAHGEPDLVIEVSGRRLRAHKAVLAARSDYFRARASRDVLRVQGVGWAALRLLLAYAYSGRMAGVRPDNVAEVVAGARRLQLPCAVQRATDAVAPQLSLANCYEVLSAAKRQRLSELRDAAYRFMSDHYLDVLREPAVFGRLSGAERDLLLRRRLRAGRARLLAAALGPAGERAGSRPQSPSGDAEGRGDAAVYCLHEAAGEWRELTRLPEGAPARGCGLCVLYNYLFVAGGVGPAGPDGRARPSDQVFCYNPATERWSTVRPLRQARSQLQLLALDGHLYAVGGECLLSVERYDPRADRWAAVAPLPRGAFAVAHEATTCNGAIYVSGGSLFYRLLKYDPRRDEWQECPCSSSRERSAAMVALDGFIYRFDLGGGRGDSQAAEAGGVSVFRYHCLAKQWSRCAAHLRPPGAPSSLQPFRCVALDGTIYCVSRAGTWRFVPPQDSEPGADVGAGEGGSFEPAPLRAPLDARGALFPFVLNLPEKPDRGEEGAA; encoded by the coding sequence ATGGAGAACCCCGTGCCCCCCTGCGCCCTCTATCCCGGGGACGACCGCGGCCGCGGGGCCGAGGCCGGGAGCGCCTTTGCGCAGGGAGCGTGCGGCCAggccgggggccggggcggcGCGCCCGCAGCTCCGGGAGAGGGCAGCCTGCAGCCGCCCGACGCGCAGACACCCTGCAGTCTCCGCGCGTCGCTGTGCTTCAGCTCCGGGGACGGCTCCCCGCCGCAGTCTCGCGCCTCCGCGGCGGAAGGCGCAGCGTCCTCCCCGCCCTCGCGTCGCAGCGGCCCGCGGGTCGTGGAGCGGCAGTGGGAGGTCGGCGGCGCCGCCACCGCGTCCGCCGAGCAGCCCGGGGACCCCGAGCAGCGCGCGTCCCCGGAGGATTCTGTGTCCCCGGAAGAGCCCGCGTCCGCCGAGGAGCCCGGGGACCCCGAGCAGCGCGCGTCCCCGGAGGATTCTGTGTCCCCGGAAGAGCCCGCGTCCGCCGAGGAGCCCGGGGACCCAGCCCAGCGCCCGTCCCCGGAAGAGCCCGCGTCTCCCGGGGAGCCCGTGTCCACTGAGGAGCCCACGTCCCTGGAAGAGCTCGTGTCTCCCGAGGAGCCCGTGTCCACCGAGGAGCCCGTGTCCACCGAGGAGCCCACGTCGCTGGAAGAGCTCCTGTCCCCCGAGGAGCCCGTGTCCCCCGAGGAGACCGGGGACCTCCCACCAGTGCCCCCGGGCGTCGGGCCGGCGCACGGGGAGCCTGACCTGGTCATCGAGGTGTCGGGCCGCCGGCTGCGGGCACACAAGGCGGTGCTGGCGGCTCGCAGCGACTACTTCCGCGCGCGCGCGTCCCGGGACGTGCTGCGGGTGCAGGGGGTGGGCTGGGCGGCGCTGCGGCTGCTCCTGGCCTACGCGTACAGCGGGCGCATGGCGGGCGTGCGACCGGACAACGTGGCCGAGGTGGTGGCCGGCGCGCGCCGCCTGCAGCTGCCGTGCGCCGTGCAGCGCGCCACCGACGCCGTGGCGCCGCAGCTGAGCCTGGCCAACTGCTACGAGGTGCTGAGCGCGGCCAAGCGGCAGCGGCTGTCCGAGCTGCGCGACGCCGCCTACCGCTTCATGAGCGACCACTACCTGGACGTGCTGCGCGAGCCCGCGGTGTTCGGGCGCCTGTCGGGCGCCGAGCGCGACCTGCTGCTGCGCCGCCGCCTGCGCGCCGGCCGGGCCCGCCTGCTGGCCGCCGCGCTCGGGCCGGCCGGGGAGCGCGCGGGCAGCCGCCCGCAGAGCCCGTCGGGGGACGCGGAGGGTCGGGGCGACGCCGCCGTCTACTGCCTGCACGAGGCGGCCGGCGAGTGGCGCGAGCTGACGCGGCTGCCCGAGGGCGCGCCGGCGCGGGGCTGCGGCCTGTGCGTGCTCTACAACTACCTCTTCGTGGCCGGCGGCGTGGGGCCGGCGGGTCCCGACGGCCGCGCGCGCCCCTCGGACCAGGTCTTCTGCTACAACCCGGCCACCGAGCGCTGGAGCACCGTGCGGCCGCTGCGCCAAGCGCGCTCGCAGCTGCAGCTGCTGGCCCTGGACGGCCACCTGTACGCCGTGGGCGGTGAGtgcctgctcagcgtggagcgcTACGACCCGCGCGCCGACCGCTGGGCCGCCGTGGCCCCGCTGCCCCGCGGCGCCTTCGCTGTGGCGCACGAAGCCACCACGTGCAACGGCGCGATCTACGTGTCCGGGGGCTCCCTCTTCTACCGCTTGCTCAAGTACGACCCGCGGCGCGACGAGTGGCAGGAGTGCCCGTGCAGCAGCAGTCGGGAGCGCTCCGCGGCCATGGTGGCCCTGGATGGCTTCATCTACCGCTTCGACCTGGGCGGGGGCCGTGGCGACTCGCAGGCGGCGGAGGCCGGAGGCGTCAGCGTGTTCCGCTACCACTGCCTGGCCAAGCAGTGGAGCCGCTGCGCCGCGCACCTGCGGCCCCCGGGCGCACCGTCCAGCCTGCAGCCCTTCCGCTGCGTGGCGCTGGACGGCACCATCTACTGCGTGAGCCGCGCAGGCACCTGGCGCTTTGTGCCCCCGCAGGACAGCGAGCCTGGCGCGGACGTGGGCGCGGGCGAAGGGGGCAGCTTCGAGCCCGCACCGCTCCGCGCCCCCTTGGACGCCCGAGGCGCGCTCTTCCCGTTTGTGCTCAACTTGCCGGAGAAACCGGACCGAGGCGAGGAAGGCGCCGCGTAG